In Nicotiana tabacum cultivar K326 chromosome 10, ASM71507v2, whole genome shotgun sequence, the DNA window CAAATTTCATTAAATAACTCAACATCTTATTCAAAGTTAAGAacaaatcaagctagaaactttCCTGAGAGAAATAAACAAAAAATGTATAATTACATACGCGGTCGCCGATGTTGCATTCGTCGTTCTGGTCATGAGCCATGAATTTAGAGGTGCGCTTCACATAGCGATTGTAAAGCTTGTTGTGGAAGAGTCTATCTACAGCCACCACTACTGATTTCTGCATCTTGTTTGACACTACTGTTCCCACCACCGGCTTCATCTTTCCTCCGCCGCCTTAAACCCTACCAACTACGGTGCACAACCGGAACTAATCGTCGAACTTGCCTTTTGGTTTTCTTTAATGGGAGTGAAAAACCATTTTTGCTTCATTAACCCCGCAACTTAAATATAAATGTTAAAGTAGTCCCAAGTTTTTTGAAAATTAATGGGGGGATACacacatttttcttcttcgcataATTAAGTATCTAATTTTTacgagtccggaaccaaaatgtggttcttttggactcaaagaacaaaaatatatGGAAAACAAATAGTGACCAAAATATATATAGCATTTTTTTGAAAGACGCTATACTTTAACAGTTGTTTGACCAGTTAAGTATAGCGCCTTTTAAAAAGACGCTATATTTGAATTAATTTAAGCGAGAAACTATAGCATCTTTTGTTAAGACGTTATATATATAGTGTCTTAACAAAAGAcgttatacatataaatatattgtcTCCTTCCCTTCCTCCAAACAGAATCGTCCCCCTCCCCCACCCAATTTTTAAACCAAAAAAGCTTGAGTGGAGCCCACCCGTCCCACAAAAAGTAAAGATTCTCGGTCCCACGTACTAGCTAAGGCGTTATCTAGGACGCTGTTGTTTGTTTCGGTGCCAAATCACAAAATCTTCGACTTTCTAAAAatcttaaatcgaggtatttcgacttagtttttattaaaaatatatattaggTGTTTTTTATGTGCTCTATGTTATTTTGTGATTtaactaatttgttattttttatctgGACTATAGTATTAATgtgctaaaaataatttaaaatagagaaattgttattagttgttaaaaaatgttaattagttactttttactgtggtatatgtaatttcgtgattgttttgtgattaaattgatttgttatttttatccggtttAGATTATTAATTTGCTAAAAGATTAGTAAACTAGATAAATTTTTACTTTAGTTCCCTGTAATGGTATCTTGTGGCCTAATATAGTACTCGTATTTATAATGTAGTGAcattttagcgtagtaaaacgtagtgccctttagcgtagtatccttgtagttatagaaattaatcatttaaCTATCTCTTATTCCCAAAAATACGTCAAAACTGATAATTCAAACACAAACTATCTCCAATTATAGTCAACAAACATAagaacataagaattcaggatacattagtactactgggcctcaaatattgtgtccggaaccaaaatatgaatatttaataattaaatcttgtataattatgaaaattaattattttatttaatatagtaaaaaataaatcagtaacaaacaaacaaatatataaaataataaaactaacatattaaataataaaattaacatatacaataaactaacatataaaataacagaCCTGTtgaatgaaaaattgaaaaaaaattctcattatgaacataagaattcaggatacattggtgctattgggcctcaaatattgtgtccggaaccaaaatgtgaatatttaataattaaatcatgtatagtaaaaaataggtgaatgactaacaaacatataaaataataaaactaacataatAAACGAacgtataaaatataaaattataatattaaaaatgtatcaacctaattaacaatatagtaaaaatatcgttaagcttccattcaacaatagtctcggggttaaagtgttgcaatgcggtcatgtacctgggtagagatgcaaatgacttatcccagtcaccataaacaatttcaaatgcaTGTTTGCGCCCGAgttatgcctttcttttggtaatagtACACTTATATTCCTGGTGGACGGATataatacactctttgatcttgtaccttatggacgcttcaatgtatggaatcaagacaagagaaattaaGTTagcatccaagttgaagtgattctcgttgaatgtgtccatttcacaattgtgggtaccaatgtatttacccactttccacatattTGTCTTCTTCTTTATCACACGCAATATCCAATTACAACCCACAAACCATCTATGgaaaacaaccttgtatacatctggAGATGACTCCCATACCGTCATCCCACGACACTCTTGTTGTACATTTTCACCCCGCTGGTTAGGCGCAccttatcaggaaaaagcatgccctttgacagcaccgttggtctagattcatcccacattgttgtccgaatttcgtcaatatcccttgtgagggcatccataTCTGATATACTTGacaaatgatcaaggtagggaatatgccTTGAATAA includes these proteins:
- the LOC107807588 gene encoding uncharacterized protein LOC107807588, translated to MKPVVGTVVSNKMQKSVVVAVDRLFHNKLYNRYVKRTSKFMAHDQNDECNIGDRVKLDHSRPLSKRKHWVVSEILKRARIYVPPPKSSSETDSKTGVSANAN